Proteins encoded together in one Polypterus senegalus isolate Bchr_013 chromosome 16, ASM1683550v1, whole genome shotgun sequence window:
- the gmpr gene encoding GMP reductase 1 isoform X2, with protein MPRVDADLKLDFKDVLLRPKRSSLRSRSEVDLQRTFTFRNSKQTYNGIPVIAANMDTTGTFEMARVFSKHVAASSGSGQADLEKLCRILEAVPLIKYICLDVANGYSEHFVEFVKTVRGKFPNHTIMAGNVVTGEMVEELILSGADIIKVGIGPGSVCTTRIKTGVGYPQLSAVIECADSAHGLKGHIISDGGCCCPGDVAKAFGAGADFVMLGGMLAGHDQSAGEVIEKNGKKVKLFYGMSSDTAMKKYVGGVAEYRASEGRTVEVPYKGDVEDTIRDILGGLRSTCTYVGAAKLKELSRRTTFIRVTQQSSHMFG; from the exons ATGCCGAGAGTGGATGCGGACCTCAAGCTGGACTTTAAGGATGTCCTGTTAAGACCGAAGCGAAGTAGCCTGCGGAGCAGATCTGAG GTGGACCTCCAAAGAACTTTCACATTCCGTAACTCCAAGCAGACCTACAATGGAATCCCGGTCATCGCAGCCAACATGGACACAACGGGGACGTTTGAGATGGCGCGGGTGTTCAGCAAG CACGTGGCGGCAAGTTCAGGGAGCGGGCAGGCAGACCTGGAGAAACTCTGCCGAATTCTGGAGGCCGTGCCGCTCATCAAGTACATCTGCCTTGACGTCGCCAACGGCTATTCGGAGCATTTTGTGGAATTTGTGAAAACCGTTCGGGGAAAATTTCCCAACCACACCATAATG gcTGGCAATGTCGTAACAGGCGAGATGGTGGAGGAGTTGATTCTTTCTGGTGCCGACATCATAAAAGTGGGCATTGGACCAG GATCCGTCTGCACCACCCGCATCAAGACGGGGGTCGGCTACCCTCAGCTGAGTGCTGTCATTGAGTGCGCCGACTCTGCTCATGGGCTCAAGGGACACATCATCTCT GATGGCGGCTGCTGCTGTCCAGGTGACGTGGCCAAGGCGTTTG GTGCCGGAGCCGATTTTGTGATGCTGGGTGGGATGCTCGCCGGCCATGACCAGTCTGCAGGGGAAGTCATCGAGAAAAACGGCAAAAAGGTGAAGCTCTTTTACGGGATGAGCTCGGACACGGCCATGAAGAAGTACGTGGGAGGTGTCGCCGAATACAG GGCCTCGGAGGGTCGCACGGTGGAGGTCCCCTACAAGGGCGACGTGGAGGACACCATTCGAGACATTCTCGGAGGTCTGCGCTCCACTTGCACTTACGTGGGGGCGGCCAAGCTGAAGGAGCTGAGTCGGAGGACCACTTTCATTCGAGTCACCCAGCAGTCCAGTCACATGTTCGGCTAG
- the gmpr gene encoding GMP reductase 1 isoform X1, which translates to MPRVDADLKLDFKDVLLRPKRSSLRSRSEVDLQRTFTFRNSKQTYNGIPVIAANMDTTGTFEMARVFSKHTLFTALHKHYSLEEWKKFAADFPECLEHVAASSGSGQADLEKLCRILEAVPLIKYICLDVANGYSEHFVEFVKTVRGKFPNHTIMAGNVVTGEMVEELILSGADIIKVGIGPGSVCTTRIKTGVGYPQLSAVIECADSAHGLKGHIISDGGCCCPGDVAKAFGAGADFVMLGGMLAGHDQSAGEVIEKNGKKVKLFYGMSSDTAMKKYVGGVAEYRASEGRTVEVPYKGDVEDTIRDILGGLRSTCTYVGAAKLKELSRRTTFIRVTQQSSHMFG; encoded by the exons ATGCCGAGAGTGGATGCGGACCTCAAGCTGGACTTTAAGGATGTCCTGTTAAGACCGAAGCGAAGTAGCCTGCGGAGCAGATCTGAG GTGGACCTCCAAAGAACTTTCACATTCCGTAACTCCAAGCAGACCTACAATGGAATCCCGGTCATCGCAGCCAACATGGACACAACGGGGACGTTTGAGATGGCGCGGGTGTTCAGCAAG CACACGCTCTTCACGGCCCTCCACAAGCACTACTCCCTGGAAGAGTGGAAGAAGTTTGCTGCCGACTTCCCAGAGTGTTTGGAG CACGTGGCGGCAAGTTCAGGGAGCGGGCAGGCAGACCTGGAGAAACTCTGCCGAATTCTGGAGGCCGTGCCGCTCATCAAGTACATCTGCCTTGACGTCGCCAACGGCTATTCGGAGCATTTTGTGGAATTTGTGAAAACCGTTCGGGGAAAATTTCCCAACCACACCATAATG gcTGGCAATGTCGTAACAGGCGAGATGGTGGAGGAGTTGATTCTTTCTGGTGCCGACATCATAAAAGTGGGCATTGGACCAG GATCCGTCTGCACCACCCGCATCAAGACGGGGGTCGGCTACCCTCAGCTGAGTGCTGTCATTGAGTGCGCCGACTCTGCTCATGGGCTCAAGGGACACATCATCTCT GATGGCGGCTGCTGCTGTCCAGGTGACGTGGCCAAGGCGTTTG GTGCCGGAGCCGATTTTGTGATGCTGGGTGGGATGCTCGCCGGCCATGACCAGTCTGCAGGGGAAGTCATCGAGAAAAACGGCAAAAAGGTGAAGCTCTTTTACGGGATGAGCTCGGACACGGCCATGAAGAAGTACGTGGGAGGTGTCGCCGAATACAG GGCCTCGGAGGGTCGCACGGTGGAGGTCCCCTACAAGGGCGACGTGGAGGACACCATTCGAGACATTCTCGGAGGTCTGCGCTCCACTTGCACTTACGTGGGGGCGGCCAAGCTGAAGGAGCTGAGTCGGAGGACCACTTTCATTCGAGTCACCCAGCAGTCCAGTCACATGTTCGGCTAG